In one Methanobrevibacter arboriphilus genomic region, the following are encoded:
- a CDS encoding MarR family winged helix-turn-helix transcriptional regulator, which produces MCLNNDYLDVNNSYGYVLATILHKFGEKFDEALKDYSIVTNHYRVLVSIFNNEKINQKKLGEILKIDRTTMVYLIDHLEDEGYIIRQKNQEDRRSFQLVLTNKGKSIINPICRIRDEIHDQCLKELTENEKRILREICKKIGDD; this is translated from the coding sequence TTGTGTTTAAATAACGATTATTTAGATGTGAATAATAGTTATGGGTATGTACTTGCAACTATTCTTCATAAATTTGGAGAAAAGTTTGATGAAGCTTTAAAAGATTATTCTATAGTAACAAATCATTATCGTGTGCTTGTATCAATTTTTAACAATGAAAAAATCAATCAAAAAAAATTAGGAGAAATTTTAAAGATTGATAGAACTACTATGGTATATCTTATTGATCATCTTGAAGATGAAGGATATATAATAAGACAAAAAAATCAAGAAGATAGGCGATCTTTTCAATTAGTACTTACAAATAAAGGAAAATCTATAATAAATCCTATATGTAGAATTAGAGATGAGATACATGATCAATGTTTAAAAGAGTTGACTGAAAATGAAAAAAGAATACTTAGAGAAATCTGTAAAAAAATAGGAGATGATTAG
- a CDS encoding MATE family efflux transporter, giving the protein MGDPKKAVLKLSIPMIIAMIINSLYAFIDGVWVAGLGDASLAAIGFVNPLYLIVFGVSNGIGAGATAVISRYIGSKNKKEADNAALHVILLTIIITIIFTALILIFLKPILLTMGAGPTINLGMEYGNILFLGTIFIVFSATAYGILRAEGNVIKTTYAMLFGAILNMFLDPIFIYYLDLGVAGAAIATVISMGLVSLLLLYWFKGDTYIKFSLKDFIYKSKLIKEILSVGLPAGVEFFLISVLAITLNAILMIVSGVDGVAVYTGGWRFVAIVMVIPIAIGTSVIAITGANLGAKRYENIDITHSYAIKFGTLIIVILSIAIFILAPYISYLFAYTPGSENLLGQMTDFLRITCLFYLFFPLGVVSSSVFQGLGKGLNSLIIAFIRALILQIVFSYVFAIVLNLGQTGVWYGIVLGNAIGAIIAYIWSKIYISKLSNEDEKFC; this is encoded by the coding sequence TTGGGAGATCCAAAAAAAGCTGTTCTAAAGTTATCTATTCCTATGATTATTGCTATGATCATAAATTCTCTCTATGCATTTATTGATGGAGTATGGGTAGCTGGACTAGGAGATGCATCATTAGCTGCAATAGGCTTTGTAAATCCATTATATCTAATAGTTTTTGGAGTTTCAAATGGAATTGGTGCAGGTGCTACAGCCGTAATCTCTAGGTATATAGGCTCAAAAAATAAAAAAGAAGCAGATAATGCAGCTTTACATGTAATTTTACTAACTATTATTATTACAATCATATTTACAGCATTGATTCTAATTTTTCTCAAACCAATATTATTAACAATGGGTGCAGGACCTACTATAAATTTAGGAATGGAATATGGTAATATTCTATTTTTAGGAACTATTTTCATAGTTTTTTCAGCTACAGCTTATGGAATATTAAGAGCTGAGGGAAATGTTATAAAAACAACTTATGCTATGTTATTTGGAGCAATATTAAATATGTTTCTAGATCCAATTTTCATTTATTATCTTGATTTAGGTGTAGCTGGAGCAGCTATTGCAACAGTAATATCTATGGGATTAGTTTCATTATTATTGTTGTATTGGTTTAAAGGAGATACATATATCAAATTTTCTCTAAAAGATTTTATATATAAGAGTAAACTTATAAAAGAGATTTTAAGTGTAGGATTACCTGCTGGTGTTGAATTTTTCCTTATAAGTGTTCTTGCAATAACATTAAATGCTATTTTGATGATTGTATCTGGTGTAGATGGTGTTGCTGTGTATACTGGAGGTTGGCGTTTTGTTGCAATAGTAATGGTGATTCCTATAGCTATTGGAACATCTGTAATAGCAATAACTGGTGCAAATCTCGGAGCAAAAAGATATGAGAATATAGATATAACTCATAGCTATGCAATAAAGTTTGGAACTTTAATTATTGTAATCTTATCAATAGCTATCTTCATTTTGGCTCCATATATTAGTTATTTATTTGCATATACCCCAGGTTCTGAAAATTTATTAGGGCAAATGACAGATTTCTTAAGGATCACCTGTTTATTTTATTTATTTTTCCCATTAGGAGTTGTATCATCTTCAGTTTTCCAAGGATTAGGAAAAGGATTGAATTCTTTGATAATTGCATTTATAAGAGCATTAATTCTTCAAATAGTATTTTCATATGTTTTTGCAATTGTTTTAAATTTAGGACAAACTGGTGTTTGGTATGGAATTGTACTTGGAAATGCAATTGGAGCAATAATAGCATATATATGGTCTAAAATTTATATAAGTAAACTTTCTAATGAAGATGAAAAATTTTGTTGA